The sequence CGTCCAGCACAAATACCTTGGTTAAAGTACAAGGACATAGAATGTACTACGTGCCTGTGAGCATGATTAACACAAGTATTTTGGTTAAAGTACAAGGACATAGAATGTCCTTATTCCTTTATATCTAACAGCTCCATAGGATAGGGCTTAACAAAGAGTTATTAGCACGAAGCAAGGAGGCTTGAAGGAAGTCTTTAAAAGAAacacttataatttattttttaacaagaagGGAAACTTTGAAGAGGAAACTTTACTTTCtacaacctcccgagtagctgggatacaggcatgcgtcaccacgccccactaattattttatatttttacaaatattttggcTTCTTCCAATGTCCACGTTCTTACCAACACTTGCtagtgtcctcttttttttttttttgagttggagtttcactcttgtcacccagggtggactgcaatggcacgatctcggctcactgcaacctccgcctcgcaggttcaagcgattctcctgcctcagtctctcaagtagctgggagtccaggcatacaccaccactcctggctaattttgtatttttagtagagatggggtttctccatgttggtcaggctggtctcaaactcccgacctcaggtgatccacctgcctcagcctcccaaagtgctgggattacaggtgtgagccaccacacccagacctgCTAGTATCCATCTTGTAGAttacagccatcctagtgggtgtgaagtggcatcgcattttcattttgatttgcatttacctaatgattaatgaaactaaagcatcttttcatgttattattggcagttggtatatatatatatatatgtttctttttttttttgagacagagttttactcttgttacccaggctggagtgcagtggcacgatctcggctcactgcaacctccacctgctgggttcaagtgattctcctgcttcagcctcctgagtagctgggattacaggtgcgtgacaccacgcccagctaatttttgtatttttagtagagatggggtttcacatgttggccaggctagtctttaactcctgacctagtgagccacccacctcagcctcccaaagtgctgggattacaggcgtgagccaccgcgcctggcctgcctgTTTTATTCTGAGAATTTTCTGGCTTTAGGTCTTAAACTTAGATCTTTGATTATTTTTCAGTTCTCGTAAATGGTGTATAAATGATGTGAGGTAAAGGAgccaacttcattcattcattgacatTTGTTTTGCAAATcgttggctttttgtttttgttttttggttctttttttttttttttttttttgagatggagttttgctcttgttgcccaggctgtagtgcaatggctcaatcatggctcactgcaacctccgcctcccaggttcaagcgattctcctgcctcagcctcccaaatagctgggattacaggcatgcaccaccacgcccagctaatattgtatttttagtagagatggggtttctccatgttggtcagcctggtctcgaactcccgacctcaggtgatccccccccacctcgacctcccaaagtgctgggattacaggcatgagccaccgtgcctggctgttttgtttgttttgagatagggtctcaactctgttgcctaggctggatcgcagtggcatgatcacagctcattgcagctttgacctccccaggctcaggtgatgctcccacctcacccgcctgagtagctgggaccacagacgtgcaTCACTCTTggcttttttaagacagggttttgccatattgcccaggctggtctcctgggcacaagcaatctacctgccttggcctcccaaagtgctgggatcacaggcatcagccagcatgcccagccatGTTTGCATTTGAATATCCAATTGTCCCAGAACCATTTGCTGGAGAGAGTCTTCTTTCTCCATTGGTCTCAGTAcccttgtaaaaaaaaatcaaatgaccaTAGATGTATAGTCATAGACTTTATTtgtggactctcaattctattccattgatctatatgcctATCCTTTTGTCAGTACTAAAACCTACTATAAACCTACAGTAatcaagttttgaaattgggtgATATAAGTCTTCCaactgtttcaccatgttagccagactgttctcgaactcctgacctcaggtgatccgcctgccctggcatcctgatgtgctgggattactggcgttaGCCACTTCACCCAGCAAGCCTCCATGGTTTGAGAGGAGAaatcttttgttaattttgttgagaattcttttttctttctttctttttgcatttattattactttttttttttttttttctgagaaggagttttgctcttgttgtccaggctggagtgcaatggtccaatcttggcttactgcaacctccacctcccgggttcaagcgagtctcctccctcagcctctggagtagctgggattacaggtgcatgccaccaggcccagctaattttttttgtatttttagtagagacatggttttgccatattggccagtctggtctcgaactcctgacctcaggtgatctgcctggctcggGCTCctgaagtgctaagattacaggagtgagccaccgtgcccggccaagaattatttttatgtgatgagtcacttctctcttgctgctttcaagattctttgTCTTTCAACAATTTGTTATGTGTCTCCTTTAGTTTATTCTACTTAGTGTTTGTTTAACAAAAAAACTAGATGTGCAGATTCATGTTTTTCATGAAATATGGCAtgtttttggccttttttttttttttttttttgagacagagtttcactcttgtttcccaggctggagtgcaatggtgcaatcttggctcgctgcaacctccacctccaggttcaagcaattctcctgcctcagcctcccaagtatctgggattacaggtatgcaccaccatgcctggctaattttgtatttttagtagagacagggtttctccatgttggtcaggctggtttcgaactctcgacctcatgtgatctgcccacttcggcctcccagagtgctgggattacaggcatgtgccacgacacctggctaattttgtatttttagtagagtcgaggtttcttcatgttggtcagactggttttgaactctcgacctcaggtgatctgcctgcctcggcctcccaaagtgctaggattacaggtgtgagctactgtgcccagccttggccattttttttttttttaagtattcttaCTCCTTTCTCTGTCTAGTCTACTCCTGGGACTGAAATTATGCATATGTTGGTATGCTTAATAGTGTCCCACAGGTCTCTGAGGCCCagttcatatttctttctttttttaaatttctcttcctCAGACTTCCCTTTGTATAGAGCCTCAAGGTCAGCCAGAGGTGAGAGTTTAGGGCTTTTTCAGGTCTCTCCTGAGTATATATCCATAGTCCTCCGTGTGTATATGACCTGTATTCCCAAAAATGTTTTGGGCTTTTCAAAGCGCCTGTGGACATCTCATTCCCTTGCTCTTcctttttagctttttgtttaGTCTATTGTTTGTGGCAACTGTTATCCATCACCTCAGGCAGCTGGCACTGGGCAAGCCCTGAGCCAATGTGGTAGGAGTCTTCTAGGCAGCCATCAGACACGTTCAATAACGGAGGTTCTGTGTGAATGAGGGCATCTTGCTCCCACAGTAACTAGGAATGTAGGTTCTTATTTCCAAGATTACCACTGAGCTGGAGAGCAGGGTTGAACCAGGGAAAGCTACAACCCACAAAGGCCACTGTTCTTACTGATAGTCACCTGTTTAATTGAATAACACCCCCTGGGATGACGACAGCCTTTGATTAATTTCCATAGCTCTGTAAAAGTTGATTCTGATCATTTTTGCTATGTTTTTCTTGCTCTTATTGGGTGAGGGGTGGGCACATTTTTTAGGGGTCTTTCTCCATTTTCACTGAcaactaattttggatttttattttattttttattttattttttcttgagatagagtttcgttcttgttgccaggctggagtgcagtggcgtgatctctgctcaccgcaaactctgcctcctgggttcaagcgcttctcctgcctcagcctctggagtagctgggattacaagcatgcaccaccacacctggctaattttgtatttttagtagagatggtgtgtagaaagtaaaaagtttcctcttcaaagtttcccttcttgttaaagaataaatcgtaagtgttagaaataatagtttcttttacaGACTAACTTCCTTCAAGCCTCCTTGTTTTGTGctaataattcttttcttttctttttttattatactttaagttctagggtacatgtgcacaatgtgcaggtttgttacagatgtatacatgtgccatggtgtgctgcacccattaactcgtcatttacattaggtatatctcctaatgctatccctcccctctcccccaccccacaacaggccccggtgtgtgatgttccccttcccatgtccaagtgttctcattgttcaattcccacctatgagtgagaacatgtggtgtttggttttgctAATAATTCTTTAGGCTCTATCCTATGTAGCTGTTAAACATGCTCACAGGCAGGTAGTACATTCTATGTCCTTGTACCTTAACCAAAATATTTGTGCTGGACGTGCTCACAGGCACATTCCAGCTCACAGCCTGTGCCCCTTCCCTATTTGGCATAAGCAACTTACTCTTTTCCTCTGTTCTCCCTTGCCTTTAtctatttagaaaagttttaaattattagcCAGTCGAGTTTTAGTTTAGATTGTGCCATCTGGCTCTAGCCAATGGAGACAGGACACAGTAGCAGGGACAAGCTGTGTAAGGGATAAAAATAGCTTCTCTCCTTTAttcaggtgtgctctcaccaTTTTTCCATCCGTGAGgtgcaccctttctgcagaaagtaaaattgccttgctgagagaaCTTTTTGTCTGAATGCTGATCTTTCCTTATGGTACCAGGGAACAAgcattctgtttctaaataaacattttacatataacacagggtttctccatgttggtcaggctggtctcaaactcacgacctcaagtgacctgcggcctcccaaagtgctgggattacaggcgtgagccaccacacccagcctagtttttaaattttatttgctttttttttttcttgagagggagtcttccgtctgtcatccaggctggagtgcagtggcacgatctctactcactgcaacctccgcctcccgggttcaagcgattctcctgcctcagcctcccagagtagctgggactacaggcgcgcgccaccacgcctggctaatttttgtattttcagtagagacaaggtttcaccatgttgaccaggatggtctccatcttttgacctcgtgatctgcccgccccaccctcccaaagtgctgggattacagcgtgagccacagcgcccggcctttgcttactttttaaatattttacaataaaaatattctcacatAACAAGATcatatttacttacttttttgagacgaggtctcgctcgatatcgcccaggctggagtgcagtggcgatctcggctcactgcagtctccacctccggggctcaagcgatcctcccgcctcagcttcccaaagcgctaggaCCCAAGGCGCGCATCACGCGTCGGGCCATGAGTCAAGGGAATGAAGGAGAACAGGGTGCTCAGCCTGGGGGCCCAGCCTCCCGCTGTCACGCGCTGCCTGCGGCCGAGACCCCTGCCCGCGCCCTCTGCCGGGCTGCCCTCCAAGCCGCCCTTTCTCTGGAGGTCCTCAACCTGCAGGGGCACCCTCCACCCGGCCATCGCGCAGCCTGGGAAGGTGGAGAAAAGGAGCGTCGGGGTCTCGGAGGCGGCGTGGGAAACGCCGGGCGGAGCGTGGCGCTGTCACGGCAACAGAGAGACGCGACGGGGCCCCGCCCCACCGCCAGTTTCCACGACAACCCAAAGAGTGTGGGGAGGCAGGCGGTGCCCCGGCCCCTGACTGACGCGACCCGGGCCAGCGCGCTTCGTCCCCGCCCACCCGACAGGCCCCGCCCCCaagcccggccccgccccgcgctCCCCGGCTTTCGCGAGGTTTTGACTCTCGTGGCGCCCCAGGGGCCGACGGGAGTGGCGGCCGCGCGGAGGAGGCCAAGATGGCGGCAGCTGCGGCTTCGCTTCGCGGGGTAGTGTTGGGCCCGCGGGGTGCGGGGCTCCCGGGCGCGCGTGCCCGGGGTCTGCTGTGCAGCGCGCGGCCCGGGCAGCTCCCGCTACGGACACCTCAGGTGAGCGCTGGGCCGGGCCCCGGCCTCCGCGCGGCCCCGCATCTCCGTGAAGGTCACGGCGGGGAGGCTGCGGGCGCGGGCCTGGGCAGCGCGGAAGCGGTACCGGCCACCCAGCGTCCCCGGTCCCAGCTGCCTGCCGACCTTGAGCGTGTGGGATCAGGGCTGGGCGCCCACCTCTCCGAACGGCAGAGAGCCCGTCCCCAGCGTGGGGGTTGGCGGGACGGGCTAGCTGCCGTGGCGGGGCTGGGGCTTTCCCGAATGGCGCGCCCAGGACGGCTCTTGCGGCTGGCTGTCCAAACTGGGCCCGCGTCCTGAAGTGACCCCAGCCTGATCTCGGCCAGCTGCTTGTGACCTTGGCCTGTCCCAGCACCCTTGGTCACTTCGGTCTGATCCCCGGCTCAGGATCCAGGAACACCCTCTCCTGAGAGCGAATCACGGTCTAGGGGTCAGCGGCGGAGAGGGATGGGGTGGGTAGTGGGACAGGGTGTGCGTCTGGTGCCCTGCAGAAGGAGGCCATTGCTGGGTGGAGAGGTGGGCGCTGAGAGTCAGATCCCCAGGTAGGGCTGGGTGGTGTCCTGGCAGGCGCTGAGCGGAGATCTTGCAGGCAGTGGCCTTGTCGTCGAAGTCTGGCCTTTCCCGAGGCCGGAAAGTGATGCTGTCAGCGCTGGGCATGCTGGCGGCAGGGGGTGCGGGGCTGGCCGTGGCTCTGCATTCGGCTGTGAGTGCCAGTGACCTGGAGCTGCACCCCCCCAGCTATCCGTGGTCTCACCGTGGCCTCCTCTCTTCCTTGGACCACACCAGGTGTgcagctggctggctggctggcagcGGGAGGTTCTGGGTGGAGCTGGTAAGGTGGAATCTTCAGCTTTCCTAAccctttccctctctccagcATCCGGAGGGGTTTCCAGGTATATAAGCAGGTGTGCGCCTCCTGCCACAGCATGGACTTCGTGGCCTACCGCCACCTGGTGGGCGTGTGCTACACGGAGGATGAAGCTAAGGAGCTGGCTGCGGAGGTGTGGGGTCTGGGGATGCCTGGGACCCagggctcagggctcccactgttGAGATGGCAGGGTTGTGATGAGGCTCTCGGTGGCAGGTGGAGGTTCAAGACGGCCCCAATGAAGATGGGGAGATGTTCATGCGGCCAGGGAAGCTATTCGACTATTTCCCAAAACCATACCCCAACAGTGAGGCTGCTCGAGCGGCCAACAACGGAGCATTGCCCCCTGACCTCAGCTACATCGTGCGAGCTAGGTACACGGGCTGCCCATGGGGTGGTGCTGGAGAGATGGGGGAAGGGCTGACTTGTGCTTGGAACTAAGGAGCCATGGATCTGGTcctaggcatggtggtgaggACTACGTCTTCTCCCTGCTCACGGGCTACTGCGAGCCACCCACCGGGGTGTCACTGCGGGAAGGTCTCTACTTCAACCCCTACTTTCCTGGCCAGGCCATTGCCATGGCCCCTCCTATCTACACAGATGTCTTAGAGTTTGACGATGGTAAGAGGCCTCCAGCCTGGCAGTGGGCATGTGGAATACTTCTCCACTGCCCCCAGGGATGCTTTCTCTGTGTTCCTGGGTCCAAGAGGTCCTGCCCACTTCTTGTCTGGGGCATCTTCTGTGCATGTCTCAGGAGGCTTTTGGGCTCCTTCAGTCTTGCGTATGTCCGGTGGAGGGTACTGCCCCTTTGATGCCTTGGGTAGGGGCAGTGTCTGCTTCACAGAGGGGGGGCATGATCCCAGGTTGGACATGAGCCTGAGAATAGCCCTCACTGCTTGTCGTTGGCCAGGCACCCCAGCTACCATGTCCCAGATAGCCAAGGATGTGTGCACCTTCCTGCGCTGGGCATCTGAGCCAGAGCACGACCATCGAAAACGCATGGGGCTCAAGGTAAAAGggttgggaggccatggtgggtatCAGAGAagggctgggagctgggcagggctcctccccactcccttctctgagccttcCTTGTCTGCAGATGTTGATGATGATGGCTCTGCTGGTGCCCCTGGTCTACACCATAAAGAGGCACAAGTGGTCAGTCCTGAAGAGTCGGAAGCTGGCATATCGGCCGCCCAAGTGACCCTGTCCAGTGTCTGCTTGCCATCCTGCCAGAACAGGCCCTCAAGCCCAAGAGCCATCCCAGGCCTGTTCAGGCCTCAGCTAAGCCTCTCTTCATCTGGAAGAAGAGGCAAGGGGGCAGGAGACCAGGCTCTAGCTCTGGGCCCTCCTTCAGCCCCCATCATGggaataaattaattttctcaatGTACATATTTGAGTTATTATATGGAAGGAGTGCAGGTTTGCAAGGAATTCTGATACCAAGACCCTTGCCTTCACAAGGCTCCCAGGATGTCCCATGCAGTGTGGCCAGCAATGCCCTGCACTGACTGGTAGCTGGGAGTCCAGACAGTGGGTGTGGGACAGAAAGCGGAGAACTGCATGTTAGAGGAAGTCAGCatttggtggggtggggtgtgtctgAGCACAGAGCTGAAAAGGGCCTAGCCAGGCAGGATGTGGCCCAGGGACCTGTTGGAATGAACAGCCAAGTGTTAAGGTGTTGAACCACTTGGCCCCCATTCTGATGGCAGCAGGGAACCTCGGCTGCATTTTAACAGGGGAAAGGCCTGGTCTAGGGCAGGGGCTattgctgggctgggctgagaggAAGGGGATGGCTCCCAGCCAGGTGAAGGAGTCAAGTAGACAGACAGGATGTGTGTCATGGAGTGGCCCCTCCCAGCAGTCCACAGGGTAGCTAGGTGGTGGGTCCTGGCCAGAAGCTGGCAGCAGCTGGGTTCCCACAGGAGCATGCTGCTGAGGGAGGGAGACAGTGGATGCTATCTAGGAGGGTCACAGAGATATGACCCAGCACCGGCCCAGTGACCTGGTGCAGGACTCAGCTCCTGAGCTTCCCTCGTCcctaggaagggaaggaaaacacCCATTTTCATTGCTGGTGTCCTAGCTGCAAGAGCTGAGGGGAGTGGTGGCCATAGTCCAAGGAAGGCAAGAGCTGAATGGGAGAAAGGTGGTACCAATAGGCCTGCAGGCAAGAGAGGTGCAGGCCTGGGGGACCAGGGTGGACAGTAGGAGACAAGGTCAGTGGTGGGGGCTGCAGCTCAGTATGTGGCACACCCCAGCAGCCTCAGCCCAGTGGTGAGCAGCTGGGTGGGGGGCTCTGTAGGCCTCTGGGGTCTGGGAAGAGATCCCCATGCCATGCTTTCCTGACCACTGAGGCTCAGGGTCCGGGTCCACTCTTCAGTAACGCCGGCGTCTGGCTGGGGAGCCCTGCCTGCTGATGAGGGCCTGCCTCCCTGTATCACTGGCTAGGATGGGGCAGGTCTGCAGAGACACCATGAAAGGGACGCTTGCTGGCTCTTAAGTGTCTTTAATGGTTTCATTTTGTGGCCCTTCCCCCAAACCCTGCTGACTGTCCCAGCAAGCAGTCAGTAGAGGTCCCCGGAGTTCAGTGGGGGCCTGGAGATGTTGGACCTGTGAGGGAAGGGCCACTCTCCCCTTGTAACCTGTGGGGGAGGAGCTGGGTCATTCCTGTGGATTCtgccctgccccccacctcccctgcctgTGCCACCTCTGGTACCTCTGGTGGCTGCTAGGTGGAAGCTGCAGCAAGGGGGTCCCAAGTGCAGGGCCTCTGGGTGCTACACATCTCACAGCCAGGGCGGTCTGGGGCATTGATGAAGGTGCAGGAAGGACAGGACCAGCTGGGCTGGGGGAAGAGAGACAGTTGTTGCTTCCCTGCTCTTTCCAATGCCCATGGCTGTCCTGGCCCTCCCTGCCCAGTCCCGTGCCCACCTGGAGCGGACTGGGCAGGCTGGAGGCAGCTGGCTGGGGGCCTGGGGGTAGCCCCAATGATGGGGGAAACAAGCGTCCAAGTTCCCCGTCCATCTTCTGGGGGTGCTGAGGGCTAGGTCCTGTGGCTGAGGGGGTGGAGCTCAGGACTGTGGGGCTGCACCCCACCTCCCACACCCCACctcccacaccccacccccatcgAGGACTGACCTGGGGCTTCTCGAGGAGCTGACAGCAAGTAGAGGAAAGCAGGGTCCCCATCCTGCTGAACCCCGTAAGAGGCAAGGCTGCGCTCAGGCACACACAGGCACCGTCCGATGACCCAGCGTTGCACGGCTGGCGGGAAACCGAGCTCTGAGAACACCTGTGGTCAGAGCATCAGGGCAGGTGATGTCACCTAGGCTCCTCTGCCCCTGGCAGGGCTCCCCAGACCCTGTGCCCACCTGCTCCTGGAGAGCTGCAACGGTGCGGTGGGGGTGGACCTGCAGGGCAACGTGTGCAGAGGACGCGGCGGATGCGGCAGAGGCAGCGTCTTCAAGTGTGACCTGCAGCCTGTGCCAGAATGTGGGTTCAGGGATGGATGGGGGACCTGGGATGGTCACGAGGACAAGGTGAAGAAGCAGCCCCAGGCCTCACCTGATGGGGCCAGGTGGGAAGCAGGCCTCCTGAAGCTGAACACTCAGGGCCACACGATGCTGGGCCAGGACGGCTGCCACTTGGGCTGCCCCCTTCTCGTCTCCACCTGCAATAGCCCGGGCCAGGCTCCCTGCCAGCTCTTCTGCAGGGTAAGGAAAGGACAGCTGTCACCACTGGGGACCATCTGCTATCCCCGAACCCCCcgaccccctccccccacctgtACCTCTCTCCGTCAAGTTGCCAGGGCTCCTAGGAAGATCTGCCTCAGGTTGAGGGCCCTTGAGTGTGGGGGCTTCCGGGGGACTGGGCAGGGAGACAGGGCATGCTTCTGGGCCCAAGGCTGGTGGTGAGTTGCTGTTGCTGCCTAGAGGTAAGATATGGGTGTGCTGTGCTGTGGCCTCTGTCCAGGCCTCTAGGCCCTTGGTTTTCCAGGACCTTTGCCTTCTCCCTCACCTCAGCCCATGCCAGGGCCCTGCCTCAGGCCACACTTCTAGCCACACCTTGTCCCAGCCTTGGCTCTGGCAAGCCCCTCAGAGGCCCTTGCCAGACTTCTGTTAGTGCTGGAGCTGCACTTAGTTCATCTTTGGGAATTAGAGCCTTTTCAAACCCTTTTGTGCCTGGCTAGGCCACCTCTCTTGGCCCTTTCTGCCAGCCACGGATGCCTCACAGCAGAACCAAAGCAGGCCCTCAGTGGCCCTGCAGTCAGGGTGGCCTCTTGGAGCCCTTGGGGACCTCCCCTCTCCGGGCTCCCTGACCCACACCTGGGCTGCCAGCACTCTAGACAAGCCACTGCCCTGGGCGTCTTCAGAGCTGAGCACCCTGCTGACTCACCTTCTTACCCGCCCTGTGAGGCCCAGCCCACTGCAATTGGGGGGTCCCCACCCAGTGCTGACACAGCTCCCGTGGTCTCAGGCCCACTATATTCTACCATCTCCCTACTAGGATAAGCCGGGCCTTCCACGCACCCAGCGCTGTTcctggccccggccccggcccccacTGAACCTCAAGGATCACTTACACATGCTCACCTCAGGGTTTGTTTGCTGCTTCCTTGGTCACATGGTTCATGCCATGACCTTCAAATTTCACTCCAGTGTCGCCTCAATGAGGCCTTCCctgccaccattttttttttttgagacggagtttcactcgttgcccaggctggagtgcagtggtgtgatctcggctcaccgcaacctccgcctcctgggttcaggcgattctcctgcctcagcctcctgagtagctgggattacaggcatgcaccaccacgcccggctaattttgtatttttagtagagacgggatttctccatgttggtctgactggtcttgaactcccgacctcaggtgatctgcctgcctcggcttcccaaagtgctgggattacaggcgtgagccactgcgcctggcccctgccACCGTTTTAAacagcaatcctcccagctccacCATTCTCATTCCCACACCATCTAacagactttcttttttaaaaaactctacagtaattttattatttttgtttttgttttttggagacaggatctcgctctgtcacccaggctggagtgcagtggcacgatcacagctcactgcagcctagaacccctgggctcaagtgat comes from Pan troglodytes isolate AG18354 chromosome 7, NHGRI_mPanTro3-v2.0_pri, whole genome shotgun sequence and encodes:
- the CYC1 gene encoding cytochrome c1, heme protein, mitochondrial isoform X1, which encodes MAAAAASLRGVVLGPRGAGLPGARARGLLCSARPGQLPLRTPQAVALSSKSGLSRGRKVMLSALGMLAAGGAGLAVALHSAVSASDLELHPPSYPWSHRGLLSSLDHTSIRRGFQVYKQVCASCHSMDFVAYRHLVGVCYTEDEAKELAAEVEVQDGPNEDGEMFMRPGKLFDYFPKPYPNSEAARAANNGALPPDLSYIVRARHGGEDYVFSLLTGYCEPPTGVSLREGLYFNPYFPGQAIAMAPPIYTDVLEFDDGTPATMSQIAKDVCTFLRWASEPEHDHRKRMGLKMLMMMALLVPLVYTIKRHKWSVLKSRKLAYRPPK
- the CYC1 gene encoding cytochrome c1, heme protein, mitochondrial isoform X2, coding for MLSALGMLAAGGAGLAVALHSAVSASDLELHPPSYPWSHRGLLSSLDHTSIRRGFQVYKQVCASCHSMDFVAYRHLVGVCYTEDEAKELAAEVEVQDGPNEDGEMFMRPGKLFDYFPKPYPNSEAARAANNGALPPDLSYIVRARHGGEDYVFSLLTGYCEPPTGVSLREGLYFNPYFPGQAIAMAPPIYTDVLEFDDGTPATMSQIAKDVCTFLRWASEPEHDHRKRMGLKMLMMMALLVPLVYTIKRHKWSVLKSRKLAYRPPK
- the SHARPIN gene encoding sharpin (The RefSeq protein has 1 substitution compared to this genomic sequence); the encoded protein is MAPPAGGAAAAASDLGSAAVLLAVHAAVRPLGAGPDAEAQLRRLQLSADPERPGRFRLELLGAGPGAVNLEWPLESVSYTIRGPTQHELQPPPGGPGTLSLHFLNPQEAQRWAVLVRGATVEGQNGSNSNSPPALGPEACPVSLPSPPEAPTLKGPQPEADLPRSPGNLTEREELAGSLARAIAGGDEKGAAQVAAVLAQHRVALSVQLQEACFPPGPIRLQVTLEDAASAASAASSAHVALQVHPHRTVAALQEQVFSELGFPPAVQRWVIGRCLCVPERSLASYGVQQDGDPAFLYLLSAPREAPATGPSPQHPQKMDGELGRLFPPSLGLPPGPQPGASSLPSPLQPSWSCPSCTFINAPDRPGCEMCSTQRPCTWDPLAAAST
- the SHARPIN gene encoding sharpin isoform X1, giving the protein MAPPAGGAAAAASDLGSAAVLLAVHAAVRPLGAGPDAEAQLRRLQLSADPERPGRFRLELLGAGPGAVNLEWPLESVSYTIRGPTQHELQPPPGGPGTLSLHFLNPQEAQRWAVLVRGATVEGQNGSNSNSPPALGPEACPVSLPSPPEAPTLKGPQPEADLPRSPGNLTEREELAGSLARAIAGGDEKGAAQVAAVLAQHRVALSVQLQEACFPPGPIRLQVTLEDAASAASAASSAHVALQVHPHRTVAALQEQVFSELGFPPAVQRWVIGRCLCVPERSLASYGVQQDGDPAFLYLLSAPREAPGPSPQHPQKMDGELGRLFPPSLGLPPGPQPAASSLPSPLQPSWSCPSCTFINAPDRPGCEMCSTQRPCTWDPLAAAST